One Alcaligenes ammonioxydans DNA segment encodes these proteins:
- a CDS encoding SgcJ/EcaC family oxidoreductase: MSKKIIVLLGVVALTACTTQPRQERHAAVQTSERCAPIDEASVAALFERWNTSLQTGQPEEVLENYAERSILLPTLSGVNRISRAEKEDYFEHFLAARPQGKVTERQITLGCNMAVDSGSYTFHMGNSGEDVKARYTYTYQWDGKQWLIVSHHSSLVPRDK; the protein is encoded by the coding sequence ATGAGTAAAAAAATCATAGTCTTACTAGGGGTTGTGGCACTGACGGCCTGTACGACTCAACCCCGTCAGGAGCGGCATGCGGCTGTCCAGACCAGTGAACGTTGCGCGCCGATTGACGAGGCCAGTGTTGCCGCCTTGTTTGAGCGCTGGAACACGTCGCTGCAAACCGGCCAGCCCGAGGAAGTGCTTGAGAATTACGCAGAGCGTTCGATTTTGCTGCCAACTTTGTCTGGGGTGAACCGTATCAGCCGCGCAGAGAAAGAAGACTATTTTGAGCATTTCTTGGCCGCTCGACCGCAGGGTAAGGTCACCGAAAGGCAAATTACCTTGGGCTGCAACATGGCCGTGGATTCGGGCTCCTATACCTTCCATATGGGAAATAGCGGCGAGGACGTCAAAGCGCGCTACACCTATACCTACCAATGGGATGGCAAGCAGTGGTTAATTGTCAGTCACCATTCCTCGTTGGTGCCAAGGGATAAATAA
- the loiP gene encoding metalloprotease LoiP, producing MMSRIGTLAAMLALAGLTAGCQTMDMGGMVGAGSKAVQAFSLSDQEVIALSDQSCQQMDAEHKVASANSKYNQRLQRVVKPLTKPLNGQTPSFKVYQTQEVNAWAMANGCIRVYAGLMDQMNDDELRGVIGHEMGHVELGHSKKAMQTAYSLSAARDAAAATGNTLVTQLNASQLGELSEAFLNAQFSQSQESDADDYSFELLSERQLKTQGLVTAFEKLAALDGGQSSVMSSHPGSKERAQRMQQRIDAAQ from the coding sequence ATGATGTCTCGTATCGGAACATTGGCCGCAATGCTGGCCCTCGCTGGTCTGACAGCGGGCTGCCAAACCATGGACATGGGCGGCATGGTAGGCGCTGGCAGCAAGGCCGTGCAGGCATTCAGTCTGTCCGATCAGGAAGTGATCGCCTTGTCTGATCAATCTTGCCAACAAATGGACGCTGAACATAAAGTGGCCAGTGCCAACAGCAAGTACAACCAGCGCCTGCAACGTGTCGTCAAGCCGCTGACGAAACCGTTAAATGGCCAAACCCCGAGCTTCAAGGTCTACCAGACCCAGGAAGTCAACGCATGGGCCATGGCCAATGGCTGCATCCGCGTCTACGCGGGTCTGATGGACCAAATGAATGACGATGAACTGCGCGGCGTCATCGGCCACGAAATGGGCCACGTGGAACTGGGCCACAGCAAGAAAGCCATGCAAACAGCCTACAGCCTGTCCGCGGCTCGTGATGCGGCCGCCGCCACAGGCAACACCTTGGTGACTCAATTGAACGCCAGCCAGCTGGGCGAGCTGTCTGAAGCTTTTCTGAACGCACAGTTTTCCCAATCGCAAGAGTCCGATGCAGACGACTACTCGTTTGAACTGCTCAGCGAGCGCCAGCTCAAGACCCAAGGGCTGGTGACGGCATTTGAAAAACTGGCTGCCCTGGACGGCGGACAAAGCAGCGTCATGAGCTCTCACCCTGGCTCCAAGGAGCGTGCCCAACGTATGCAGCAGCGTATTGACGCAGCCCAATAA